The window GCGATTCTACTCCCCGCTGGTCCGTGCCATCGCAACGGAGGAGGGACTTTCGCAGGAAGAACTGGAATCCATTGACGGAAGCGGCACCCGGGGCCGGGTAACCAAACAGGATGTGCTGGATTATGTGAAATCGGGCCGCAAAGCCGCCGGAAAGAAACAGGCAGCCGGTGCCGAAGCGAAGCAGGATTCCGGCCTGCGCAAACCAGGCGACAAGAAACAGGATAAGGCGGCAATCGATGCCGGCGAAATATCTGCCGGACGTCCGCAGGAAAATGTCGAGATCATCAAAATGGATCGCATGCGCAAGGTCATATCCGAGCACATGGTGCGTTCCAAGCAGACTGCGGCGCATGTGACCACCTTTGGCGAGGCGGATGTCACCCGGCTGGTTCAGTTCCGGGAAAAGAACAAGGACAGATTTTACAAGGAAAACGGCTTCAAGCTGACATTTACTCCGTTTTTCGTGGAAGCCACCATTCAGGCGCTTAGGGAGTATCCGCTGCTTAACAGCTCGGTGGATGGCGACCATATCCTTCTCAAGCGCGACATCAACTACGGCATTGCCGTTGCACTCGGGGAATCCGGCACAGGCGGACTCGTGGTGCCGGTCATCAAAAATGCCGGAGAGAAAAACGTCCAGGGACTTGCAAGGGCGACACACGAACTGGCCCTTAAAGCGCGCAACAAGCAGCTCTCACCCGACGACCTCACCGGAGGAACCTTCACGCTGACCAACTACGGCAGTGTGGGCAATCTGATGGGCACACCCATTATCAACCAGCCGCAAGTCGCCATTTTCGGCACCGGAATCATCCAGAAGCGGCCGGTGGTCATGGAGGTGGAAGGAACCGATACCATCGCCATCCGCCACATGGTCTATCTCAGCATGAGCTACGATCACCGGATCATCGACGGCGCAATGGGCGGTGCCTTTGTCCAGAAAGTCAAACAACTTCTTGAAAATTTCGACGAAAACCGGTCAATCTGAAACGTGCGGCAGCGGACGTTCGGACATCCGGATCACAACCATTGAAACTAGCGCATAAAAAAAATGAAGTCCGGCAAATGGTATCGGAATGGCACAGGCAGGGTGAGCGTGTGGCTCTGGTACCCACGATGGGGGCATTGCACGACGGCCACCTCTCGCTGATCCGCCAGGCAAAAGAACATGCTGCACATGTGGTTGTATCCGTTTTCGTCAACCCGACACAATTTGCACCCGGCGAGGACTATGAACGCTATCCCCGCACGCTGGAAACCGATATGGAAAAGTGCAGAAGCGAAGGTGTGTCGCTCGTTTTTGCTCCTGACCGGAATGAGATGTACGGCTCGGATGACGAGGAGCGGCCTCACTATCTGTCGGTCCGGATATCCGGAATGAACCGGCACCTGTGCGGCGCCAGTCGCCCCGGACATTTTGAAGGGGTTCTGCAGGTAGTCAACAAACTGTTCAATATCGTCCGGCCGGATGTAGCCGTTTTCGGACAGAAAGACATCCAGCAGTGGTTTATCATCCGTCAGATGGCCGAAGAATTCGAACACCCGGTGGAAATTCTGATGGGTCCGACCCGCCGGGAATCCGACGGACTGGCAAAAAGCAGCCGCAATGTCTACCTGTCGCCGGATCAGCGCCGGAAGGCGCCCATGCTGTTTGCTTCACTGAAGCGGGTTTCTGATACGCTCAGGGAGCAAATCCTGAAACAGGATGCGGATTCCGGCGAAATTCCTGTGCCCGGAACGCTGCTCAGCGGGGAAAAGCAGCGATTTGCTGAAAATGGTTTCAAACTTGATTATTTTTCCATTGTCGGAACACCAGATTTGCAGCCGGTCGACGTTATTGTGCCGGGCCGGCTCTATGTCATCGCTGCAGCAGCATGGCTGGGCAACACACGGCTCATTGACAACGTATTACTGAATACAAGGAAAGAATGAGATCATGATGCTTGAAATGTTCAAGTCGAAACTTCACCCGCTGACCGTCACGCAGGCCGACCTGTATTATGAGGGCAGCATCACCATCGACCCGGAACTGATGGAGGTCGCGGGCATCTATACCTACGAAAAGGTACAGGTGGTCAATGTCAACAACGGTTCGCGCCTGGATACCTACACTATTCCCGGCAAGCGGGGCGAAAGGGAGGTCTGCATGAACGGCCCGGCCGCCAGATTGACGACCGTGGGTGACCGCATCATCGTTATTTCCTATGCCCGCATGAGTCAGGAGGAGGCCAAAGACCACAAACCGCGCGTGGTCCTGCTGGATGGCAAAAACAATCCCGTTAAGGTAACGAACGAATCTGTGGCCGGCTTCTGGTACAAGCCGGAAGAAGAGACGCTCTGACCGGCTGAAACACTGCCACAGCCGCCGGATTACTCCACATAATCCCCAAGCAGCTCAAAAAACCGGGCGGATGTCTTCATGCCGCGCTCGAAATCCTTGAGATGGAAATGCTCATTGGGTGAATGGATGGAGTCGGAATTGAGTCCCAGTCCCATCAGAATGGTCGTGGCATTCAGCGTTTTGGCAAAATCAGCCACAATGGGGATGGATCCGCCCTCGCGGCTGAACAGCGCCTGCTTGCCGTAAACATCTTCAAAAGCTGCCGCAGCGGCTTTCAGACCGTAGAAATCGAGATCCACCAGGACGGGGTGGCCGCCGTGGTGTTCGCGCACGTCAATACGCACACCGGGAGGCTTGATTTCCTGCATATAGGCATCGATCAGATGGAAGATTTCCTTTGGTTCCTGATCGGGCACAAGCCGGGTGCTGATTTTTGCTCCTGCTTTGCCGGGCAGGACGGTCTTGGCGCCTTCGCCCTGATAACCGCCCCAGATGCCGTTCACATCCAGTGAGGGGCGTCCGCTGACCCGCTCGAGTGTCGAATAACCCTTCTCTCCGAACGCTTCATCAATGTCCAGCTCTTTGTTGTAGGCTTCCTGATCGAACGGAAGCTGTGCATAGGCTTCGCGCTCTTTTTCGGTCAGAGGCCGGACATTGTCATAAAAACCGGGTATCTGAACCACGCCGTTTTCATCCTTGAGTTTTGCGATCATTTCGCACAGTGCATTGACCGGATTCTGAACGCCGCCGCCGTAAACTCCGGAATGGAGATCCCGGTTGGGGCCGGTTACCGTGACTTCGAGATACATCAGACCGCGCAGGCCGTAGGTGATAGACGGGGTGTCCTTGGCGAACATGGCGGTATCGGAGACCAGAACCATGTCACAGGCAAGCCGCTCTTTATTAGCTGCCAGAAAAGGTACCAGACTCGGCGAACCGATCTCCTCCTCGCCTTCGATGATAAATTTTACGTTGACGGGAAGTTCGGTGCCGGTTTTAAGAAACGATTCAATGGCCTTGATATGGGCAAACGACTGGCCTTTGTCGTCACTGGCGCCGCGTGCATAGATTTTGCCATCCCGCACGGTAGGCTCGAACGGGGGTGTTTTCCATTCATCCAGCGGATCCGGCGGCTGGACATCGTAATGACCATAAATGAGTACCGTTGGCTTGTCCGGACCCGCTTCGAGATGTTCGGCCAGCACGATCGGGTGTCCGTCCGTCTCTTCAATGCTCACATTGTTGAGGCCGATTCGCTCCAGCTGTCCGGCCACATATTTTGCGGCGCTGTGTACATCTTCCTTATGCGCGGGATCGGCACTGATGCTCGGGATACGCAGCAGCTTGAACAGCTCTTCCTTGAAGGTTTCCTGATGTTCGTTCAGATAATCCAAAGGTGTACTCATGGTAAAAAAGTTTGGTAAATGGTTTTAATGTAAAGGTCATAACTCGCAGACGGCGGTGTCCGGAACCCAGCCCCGTGCGCCGTTGCGCAGCCGGACATGCACCCAGTCGTCATGCTGTCTGCTTTTTCTCACATCCAATGTAACAGTATATGCCTCATAAGCCAAATCACCGTCGTATGCTTCCGGTTCTGATCCGGCCAGGGTGAGGGCGGTCGGTTCGGGCTGCAGCGGTGTGCGGGTTTCCATGACAACCGCCTGGCGATACCCCTGGGCGACGATATAGATGGTAATGCTCAGCAGCAGCAAAATCAAGCCGGCTGAGCCCGCCGCTCCCCCGCCGAAAACCAGCCGCCGGTCGGGATAAAAAATCCATCCGGCCAGCAAGAGCAGTACACCGGCATTGAGCAGCAACAGCCCCATCACAATCCAGCTGAAATGATTCATTTCGAACAGCATCCAGTCGATGAAAGCGTACCATGTGAGCTGCGGGATATGAAAACCACGACTGCGGTTGGTTTGCTCTATAAAAGAGAGTCCTTCCCCGGCGGGATCGGAGGTCACTCGGTAATTCGTGCTCTTTTGAAAGTACCAGGCTGCTTTTCCGAGGGAATCAAGGTATATATAGCTGATCCCCATGTTGTAAAAAAGCGGGCCGGATTCATAACCGTGTTCTTCAATTTCCCGGAAATGTTCCAGTGCCCGTGAATATTCCTGCTGTTCCATCAGGTAGTTGCCGCGGTTGAACAGCATTTGCGGCCGGACTTCCGAGGCGTTTGCCACTTCAAGTGCCGGCAGGACCGTCATCCATATAAGGAAGGCTGCGATGATGACTGTCCCCGCCCGGGGTGCAGCAGGCTGCCGGATCCCTTTGGTTAATGAGGACTCATTCATAGCTGCGGATCCAGTTGCCTGATGATGTTGCGGGCCTCTGCAAGATCGGAAACCATATCCATTGCGGAAGGCTCGGGAAGGTACCGGACAGTTGCACATTTTTTCAGCAGACTGCTGACTTTCCGGAGCAGCGGACCTTCAACATTTCGCTTCTGCAGGGCGGCCACAAGCTGATCTTCCGACAATCCGGCCGAAGGCAACCCCAGCCGGTCTGCGATGTAACCGTACAGGGCATTGTCAATCAGGGAGTAGACCTCTTTTGTGTCGGCCAGTGACTCGGCTGATTCCAGATGGTCCATCGCACGTTCAAAAGCACGCTCCTGACGTGAAAAGGTTTCGTCTGTTGATAACCGGCTTTGATACTTCCAGGCACGGAATCCGTAGAAAAATAACCCCAGAGGAATGGCCAGGGCAAACCAGAACCACCAGAGCTGGTAGAACGGGCGGTGCGTCCCGTCCGACCAGGTCACCGAACCGCGGATCGGGGTCAGCCTGAAATCATCGCTTCGCGCTATGGAAACGCGTGCGTTGGGATCCCTGACCACCTCTACAACAAGTTCGGGGAGTACATGCGGCTCATACCGCCTGCGGGCATCGTTGTAGACCTGAATGGTGGTTTCCGGGATGGTGAACGTGCCGGTCCGCCGGGCAATGAGCACATCGCGGTACTGTTTGGTTCCCGTCATCTCCGGCGCATTTTTGTCACGGTCGATGACTTCACGCGGGCGATGGGTGTCAAAAACCCCCGGATAGCTGTAGCGGGGACGCGTAATCAGCCCCAGGTTGCCGGTTCCCTCGATTTCGGTGATCACCTCAACGGACTCACCCAGTTTGACGCGCTCGCTGCTGAGCGTCCGGTCGATGGAAAACCGCCCCAGTGCGCTGATGAGCTGACCGTCGGATGGAGGAATGGGCGGAGTGCTGACGGAGAGGGTCCGGGGCTCGGTCTCCAGATTTACACTCCGCTGCCGGCCGCTTCCGTCAAAAAATGTGCTGTATTCGTCGCGGAACCGCCCGAGAATGCGGACCCTGGCATCGATGCCATATGACGGGATGTTCAGTTCACCGCTTCGGGTAGGGAACAGGGCGTATCTGGACACAACGGCCCTGCGGTACTGGCTTCCGTCCAGAACCACCGTTTCAGGCCTGCGCAGCTCGCTTTGGCTAAGGTCTTCCCGCCAGAATCCTTCGGTCTGCCAGCTCCGGGCTACCTGAAACGACGTGATTTCAACGGAGTTCCGGAAATAAAGCACAATGTCGGCAACTATCTGCTGTCCGCGTACCGGCTGTTCCTCACTCAGCTCAAGTTCGAGGAATACCGGCCTTCGTTCTGCGCGCGAGGGTGTGGTTTGCTGAGCCGGACGTTCTCCGGTTCCCTGTACGCTGACGGTAAAAGGCCTGGAGGAATATTCCCGTCCGTCCACTTCAACATAAATTGCCGGAATTTGAAACGAACCGCTTTCGGCAGCCTGGACGGTATAGGAGTATTTGTACACCATTGTTGCCGTGCCGCCGATCATGGAATAATTGGTGCTGGTTTTCGGCACAGTGGAGACATAGCGCAATCCGTCGAGTTCGGGAAGCTCCGGACGCGAAACACTCCGCGGCTCGGGGCTTTGAATCTCAACATCAAGGGTAATCTGGTCGCCGACCTCCATCGACCGGGACGATAACGATGCCGAAACCGTGATGTCGCGGGCATGAGCCTCATTGGCGCCTGCAAGCACAACAGCAATGCACAGCAGAATGCCGCTGAGGAAAAGCAGAGAAAAATTGCAGATGGAGGCAGGTCGATGCATGATGTTATGTTTCACTTTTAAGCTGCAGGAATATACTGAAGCTTATACTGCCGGGCAGGTTTTTGTCTTTGGTCAGATGTTCGGTTCAATATTAGCGGTGTCGTTGGTTTCCTGTTTTCAAGGGTTACCAGTCTTTGACATGAGGGTCAACCGGCTCGTGCTGCCGTTTTTTGAAATCCTGGATAAGGTCTTTTTCGATTTGTTCGAGCGCATTCATGATGTCCTCGGCATGGCGCAGCTCTTCGTCGGTAATCTCCAGCTCCGGTTCTACTGGCTGCTCATCGGCATCCGTATCTTCCTCACGGCCGGCCGCGTCCTGCGGGTCGTCCTGGTCCTGCTCATCGGCATCGGCACCGGGGGGAGGCTGGGCATCCTGAGGCGCTTCTTCCATCTGATCCTCCTCCTGATCATCGTCCTCCTCATCTTCCGGCGGGGTTTGCTGCTGCCTGCGTTTTAAAACTTCGAAATTGAACTTGGCGTCTTCGTCGGCCGGATCCAGCTCGAGGGCCCTCCGGAATTGGCGGATAGCCTCTTCTGTCTGACCGGTTTCTCCGTAGAGGTAGCCAATGTTGTATTCCGCATGAGACAGCTCGGTCGGATCACTCACCAGATCGCGATATCGGGTGAATATTTCTTTGGATGCCTCTGCGTCACCCTGATGAGCCAGTGCATTGCCCAGATTGAACAGAATCTGCGGTGCATCGGGATTGTCCTCAAGAACCTGCCGGTAAAGCCGCTCCGCGCGTTCGTAGTCGCCGGCCTCATAGGCGCGGTTCGCCTCCCTGGCACGGTCGCTGTTGACCGAAGCAAAAAGAAGCAGAGCCGGAATAATAATTGCTGCAAATTTCATGGGGTAAGCAGGTAATGCTTTTCAATACCTGAAATACAGGCTAAAGTTGTTCGGCCACGGCAATGGTTTCCTCATCCATCTGCATGTTATTGAATACATTGCTGACATCGTCATTGTCTTCGAGGTAATTCATCAGCTTGAAATTGGTCAGGGCGGTATCCTGCTCGACCTTGACCTCGGTACGGGGAATCCACTGAAGTTCGGCATTGCGGATCGCATATCCTTTTTCCTCGAGCTGTCCCCGAACGGCAAACAGATCTTCCCGCTGCGTGTACACTTCCAGCATTTCGGGATCATCGTCCTTGAGGTCTTCTGCTCCGGCATCGATCGCTTCGAGCATCAGGGTCTCCTTGTCGATACTCCCTGCGGGGATGGAGATAATTCCTTTCTGGTCGAACAGGTAGGATACTGATCCGCTGGTGCCCAGGTTTCCCCCGAAACGGGTGAATGCGTGCCGCACTTCGCCAACCGTCCGCTTCTGGTTGTCCGTTGCCGCTTCAACGACATAGGCAACGCCGCCCGGTCCGTATCCTTCATAGATCACATCTTCGTAACTTTCGCCGGCACCCAATTCGCCGGTACCTTTCTTGATAGCCCGCTCGATGTTGTCCTTGGGCATGTTGTTGGACTTGGCGTTGTCGATGGCAAGACTGAGCCTCGGGTTTCCGGTCGGGTCGCCGCCGCCTTCCCTTGCGGCGATGGTCAGCTCACGGATGATTCGGCTGAAGATTTTTGATCGTGCCGCATCCACTCCGGCTTTTCGGTGCTTGATGTTTGCCCATTTGGAATGTCCTGCCATAGTAAAACCTTTTTCTTTTCAATTTAGTCCGCATGATCCGGCTGTTCTAAACACATCGTTGCTCTGATGGAAACACCGAACCATCCGGACTGTTGTCTATCCTTACAATATACAACGATTACGCCCAACACTTCCAGACATATCTGTCTGATGTGAAAACGGACAAGGCGTCGTTTGCATATCCGGAATTAGTTGAAAGGGATGAATTTTTTACATGACATGTGGTGTTTGGATGAGACAATACCGGAATAGAACGTATGATTTGGTATCTTCTGTAATCTTTCTTTCACAAACACATTTTGGCAGGTTATGAATATTGGTATCGTCCTTTACCCAACGTATGGCGGAAGCGGTGTTGTTGCCACCGAACTGGGCAAAGGACTGGCGCAGCGCGGACACAACGTCCATTTTGTCAGTTACGCACGGCCGATGCGGCTCGATGAGTTTCATGAACGCATTTCGTTTCACGAGGTGTCGTTTTCCGCCTATCCGCTGTTTGAGTATCCACCGTATGACCTGGCACTGGCAAGCCACCTGGTGGACATCATCAAATTTCACAAACTGGATCTGCTGCATGTGCACTATGCCATCCCGCACGCCACGTCAGCCTATCTTGCAAAGCAGATTCTCGGCGAGACGGGGCAGCACATACCGGTCATAACCACACTCCACGGCACCGATATCACCATTGTAGGCAGCGACCCGAGCTACGCACCGGTGGTGACTTTTTCGATTAACAAAAGCGACGGGGTGACCGCTGTTTCGGAGTACCTCAGGAATGAGACCTGCAACCGGTTTGACATTGAGAATGAGATCGAAGTCATTCCCAATTTCATCGATCTGGAGCGCTTCAAAAGGTCCGAAAAAAGTCATTTCAAGAAAGCGCTGTGCCCGAACGGGGAAAAAGTGCTGGTGCATGTCAGTAATTTCAGAGAAGTCAAACGTGTCAGCGATACCGTTGAGCTGTTCGACAAAGTGCTGAAAAGCGGAATAGAGGCTCACCTGCTGCTGGTTGGCGATGGTCCGGACCGGCAGAAAGTGGAGAACCGCTGCCGCGAACTGGGTATTTGCGAGCATGTGCGGTTCCTGGGCAAGCAGGAGAAAATAGAAGACATTCTGTCCATTGCCGACCTGTTTCTTATTCCCTCCGGATCAGAGACGTTCGGACTCGCAGCGCTTGAGGCGATGAGCTGCAGTGTGCCGGTAATCAGTTCCAATATTGGCGGCCTTCCGGAGCTGAACATCCACGGGGAAACGGGATATCTCTGCGATCTCGGCGATACCGACGCGATGGGTGATTATGCCATTTCCATCCTGAGCGATGACGAGCTGCAGCAAAAATTGTCCCGGAATGCACGGAAACGCGCCGAAGTGTTTGAACAGTCACTTGTCATCGACCACTACGAGTCCTATTACCGGAAAGTGATGAAGCGGATGGAAGAAACCCAGGGCTCTCCGACCGTGAAATGACGTATTGCAGAAGGTGCTCTTTGCGCGCCGGTGCAGTGCGATCCCGTGATTAGAATACGAAGATCAGTGGCCGCAGGACTGTCCGGATCAGACTTGTCAGTCCGCTTTCAGGACATTGGTAACTTCTTCCGCCGCTTCCTTAAGCAGCACGGCCGAGATGACGTTGAGTCCGCTTTTATCGATGATGGCCTTGCCCTCTTCGGCGTTGGTTCCCTGAAGCCGCACGATGATCGGTATATCCTCAAGCTTTTTGGCAATTTCCTCATCCTTGACCGCTTCAATGATGCCGTTGGCCACACGGTCGCAGCGGACGATGCCGCCAAAGATGTTGATCAGAATGGTCTCGACATTCGGATCTTTCAGGATGATGCGGAACCCGTTCCGGACGGTATCCACATTGGCACCGCCGCCCACATCCAGGAAATTGGCCGGTTCGCCGCCGGCCAGCTTGATCATATCCATCGTGGCCATGGCCAGACCTGCCCCGTTGACCATGCATCCCACATTTCCGTCCAGTTTGATATAATTCAGGTCGGATGCGGTGGCCTCGAGCTCCAGCGGATCCTCTTCCGATTCATCGCGCAGTTTGGCAATATCCGGCTGGCGGTAGAGCGCATTGTCATCGAAGTTGATTTTGGCATCAAGTGCGACAATCTCATCATCACCGGTAAGCGCAAGCGGATTGATTTCTATGATCGAAGCATCGGTGGCTTCAAACGCCTTGTATAGCGCCATAATGAA of the Natronogracilivirga saccharolytica genome contains:
- the panC gene encoding pantoate--beta-alanine ligase — translated: MKLAHKKNEVRQMVSEWHRQGERVALVPTMGALHDGHLSLIRQAKEHAAHVVVSVFVNPTQFAPGEDYERYPRTLETDMEKCRSEGVSLVFAPDRNEMYGSDDEERPHYLSVRISGMNRHLCGASRPGHFEGVLQVVNKLFNIVRPDVAVFGQKDIQQWFIIRQMAEEFEHPVEILMGPTRRESDGLAKSSRNVYLSPDQRRKAPMLFASLKRVSDTLREQILKQDADSGEIPVPGTLLSGEKQRFAENGFKLDYFSIVGTPDLQPVDVIVPGRLYVIAAAAWLGNTRLIDNVLLNTRKE
- the panD gene encoding aspartate 1-decarboxylase, with protein sequence MMLEMFKSKLHPLTVTQADLYYEGSITIDPELMEVAGIYTYEKVQVVNVNNGSRLDTYTIPGKRGEREVCMNGPAARLTTVGDRIIVISYARMSQEEAKDHKPRVVLLDGKNNPVKVTNESVAGFWYKPEEETL
- a CDS encoding dihydrolipoamide acetyltransferase family protein, with the translated sequence MARIEVTMPKMGESIMEGTVVEWLKSIGDTVQQDESLLEIGTDKVDSEVPSPESGTLVEILVEEGETVEVGEPIAVIETDADAAKKAMEGGGDADTSPDADDSGDDQAEAGEEEQRADENAADEAGSGPEAGEESGESEDGSTGKKTVDAGDEEQVQDVTPEGAEREESSGSGTDNGKAPEAETADMETPPQRKGADGRFYSPLVRAIATEEGLSQEELESIDGSGTRGRVTKQDVLDYVKSGRKAAGKKQAAGAEAKQDSGLRKPGDKKQDKAAIDAGEISAGRPQENVEIIKMDRMRKVISEHMVRSKQTAAHVTTFGEADVTRLVQFREKNKDRFYKENGFKLTFTPFFVEATIQALREYPLLNSSVDGDHILLKRDINYGIAVALGESGTGGLVVPVIKNAGEKNVQGLARATHELALKARNKQLSPDDLTGGTFTLTNYGSVGNLMGTPIINQPQVAIFGTGIIQKRPVVMEVEGTDTIAIRHMVYLSMSYDHRIIDGAMGGAFVQKVKQLLENFDENRSI
- a CDS encoding tetratricopeptide repeat protein; protein product: MNESSLTKGIRQPAAPRAGTVIIAAFLIWMTVLPALEVANASEVRPQMLFNRGNYLMEQQEYSRALEHFREIEEHGYESGPLFYNMGISYIYLDSLGKAAWYFQKSTNYRVTSDPAGEGLSFIEQTNRSRGFHIPQLTWYAFIDWMLFEMNHFSWIVMGLLLLNAGVLLLLAGWIFYPDRRLVFGGGAAGSAGLILLLLSITIYIVAQGYRQAVVMETRTPLQPEPTALTLAGSEPEAYDGDLAYEAYTVTLDVRKSRQHDDWVHVRLRNGARGWVPDTAVCEL
- the sucC gene encoding ADP-forming succinate--CoA ligase subunit beta, coding for MNIHEYQAKEILKSYNVAVPEGIAAFSTEDAVKAAEQLQDKGAGLFVVKAQIHAGGRGKGRTKSSGAKGVILAKSVDEVREAADSLLGDTLVTLQTGEAGKKVERLYVTEGVEIKQEYYVGVTLDRTRNQNVIMVSTEGGVEIEKVAEETPEKIVKEWVEPGLPLQGNQARHLAFALGLSGDQFKQAAKFIMALYKAFEATDASIIEINPLALTGDDEIVALDAKINFDDNALYRQPDIAKLRDESEEDPLELEATASDLNYIKLDGNVGCMVNGAGLAMATMDMIKLAGGEPANFLDVGGGANVDTVRNGFRIILKDPNVETILINIFGGIVRCDRVANGIIEAVKDEEIAKKLEDIPIIVRLQGTNAEEGKAIIDKSGLNVISAVLLKEAAEEVTNVLKAD
- the bshA gene encoding N-acetyl-alpha-D-glucosaminyl L-malate synthase BshA: MNIGIVLYPTYGGSGVVATELGKGLAQRGHNVHFVSYARPMRLDEFHERISFHEVSFSAYPLFEYPPYDLALASHLVDIIKFHKLDLLHVHYAIPHATSAYLAKQILGETGQHIPVITTLHGTDITIVGSDPSYAPVVTFSINKSDGVTAVSEYLRNETCNRFDIENEIEVIPNFIDLERFKRSEKSHFKKALCPNGEKVLVHVSNFREVKRVSDTVELFDKVLKSGIEAHLLLVGDGPDRQKVENRCRELGICEHVRFLGKQEKIEDILSIADLFLIPSGSETFGLAALEAMSCSVPVISSNIGGLPELNIHGETGYLCDLGDTDAMGDYAISILSDDELQQKLSRNARKRAEVFEQSLVIDHYESYYRKVMKRMEETQGSPTVK
- a CDS encoding YebC/PmpR family DNA-binding transcriptional regulator, with translation MAGHSKWANIKHRKAGVDAARSKIFSRIIRELTIAAREGGGDPTGNPRLSLAIDNAKSNNMPKDNIERAIKKGTGELGAGESYEDVIYEGYGPGGVAYVVEAATDNQKRTVGEVRHAFTRFGGNLGTSGSVSYLFDQKGIISIPAGSIDKETLMLEAIDAGAEDLKDDDPEMLEVYTQREDLFAVRGQLEEKGYAIRNAELQWIPRTEVKVEQDTALTNFKLMNYLEDNDDVSNVFNNMQMDEETIAVAEQL
- a CDS encoding tetratricopeptide repeat protein, which encodes MKFAAIIIPALLLFASVNSDRAREANRAYEAGDYERAERLYRQVLEDNPDAPQILFNLGNALAHQGDAEASKEIFTRYRDLVSDPTELSHAEYNIGYLYGETGQTEEAIRQFRRALELDPADEDAKFNFEVLKRRQQQTPPEDEEDDDQEEDQMEEAPQDAQPPPGADADEQDQDDPQDAAGREEDTDADEQPVEPELEITDEELRHAEDIMNALEQIEKDLIQDFKKRQHEPVDPHVKDW
- a CDS encoding BatD family protein; this translates as MHRPASICNFSLLFLSGILLCIAVVLAGANEAHARDITVSASLSSRSMEVGDQITLDVEIQSPEPRSVSRPELPELDGLRYVSTVPKTSTNYSMIGGTATMVYKYSYTVQAAESGSFQIPAIYVEVDGREYSSRPFTVSVQGTGERPAQQTTPSRAERRPVFLELELSEEQPVRGQQIVADIVLYFRNSVEITSFQVARSWQTEGFWREDLSQSELRRPETVVLDGSQYRRAVVSRYALFPTRSGELNIPSYGIDARVRILGRFRDEYSTFFDGSGRQRSVNLETEPRTLSVSTPPIPPSDGQLISALGRFSIDRTLSSERVKLGESVEVITEIEGTGNLGLITRPRYSYPGVFDTHRPREVIDRDKNAPEMTGTKQYRDVLIARRTGTFTIPETTIQVYNDARRRYEPHVLPELVVEVVRDPNARVSIARSDDFRLTPIRGSVTWSDGTHRPFYQLWWFWFALAIPLGLFFYGFRAWKYQSRLSTDETFSRQERAFERAMDHLESAESLADTKEVYSLIDNALYGYIADRLGLPSAGLSEDQLVAALQKRNVEGPLLRKVSSLLKKCATVRYLPEPSAMDMVSDLAEARNIIRQLDPQL
- a CDS encoding dipeptidase; this encodes MSTPLDYLNEHQETFKEELFKLLRIPSISADPAHKEDVHSAAKYVAGQLERIGLNNVSIEETDGHPIVLAEHLEAGPDKPTVLIYGHYDVQPPDPLDEWKTPPFEPTVRDGKIYARGASDDKGQSFAHIKAIESFLKTGTELPVNVKFIIEGEEEIGSPSLVPFLAANKERLACDMVLVSDTAMFAKDTPSITYGLRGLMYLEVTVTGPNRDLHSGVYGGGVQNPVNALCEMIAKLKDENGVVQIPGFYDNVRPLTEKEREAYAQLPFDQEAYNKELDIDEAFGEKGYSTLERVSGRPSLDVNGIWGGYQGEGAKTVLPGKAGAKISTRLVPDQEPKEIFHLIDAYMQEIKPPGVRIDVREHHGGHPVLVDLDFYGLKAAAAAFEDVYGKQALFSREGGSIPIVADFAKTLNATTILMGLGLNSDSIHSPNEHFHLKDFERGMKTSARFFELLGDYVE